In the genome of Thermosphaera aggregans DSM 11486, one region contains:
- the coaBC gene encoding bifunctional phosphopantothenoylcysteine decarboxylase/phosphopantothenate--cysteine ligase CoaBC — protein sequence MLIEEIRKDEYTPLSGKHIALGITSSVAAYRSVDLARKLIRMGAEVRPILTRFATRLIGPDLLWWATGNKPLVEMTGETEHIDVAKWADALVIAPATLNTMSKIAYGILDELLSLTAATMMGDGKKIIIAPAMNIRLYTSPQYERARKLLEEYNAVIIPPFIEENKVKFPPLEDLAHCIDTVLNRGQDLKGKRIIVTAGATREYLDPVRVLTNPSSGLMGILIAREAACRGAQVDLVSGVTRFNPPYMVRNLNVETTSDMAVAVERLTSENEYDAGVFAAAPADYKPKVYYEEKLSTRSSRSIVIELEATRKVLKAIVKRPKVLIGFAAESSKAPEELVEKSMVKLHDYGLDLIVANNILSERAGFSKPFLEVCYVWKEGFKCPGESFKEAVARTVVDYVAGRFNP from the coding sequence ATGCTTATCGAAGAAATAAGGAAAGATGAGTACACGCCACTAAGTGGAAAACACATCGCATTAGGAATCACAAGTTCCGTAGCCGCCTACAGGTCTGTAGACTTAGCTAGGAAATTGATCAGAATGGGCGCGGAAGTTAGACCTATACTCACAAGATTTGCAACCAGGCTGATCGGCCCCGATTTACTATGGTGGGCGACAGGAAATAAGCCTCTTGTCGAGATGACTGGGGAAACCGAGCACATAGACGTTGCGAAATGGGCTGATGCGCTCGTGATCGCTCCAGCAACTCTCAACACTATGAGCAAGATCGCTTACGGGATTCTAGACGAATTATTGTCGTTGACTGCTGCTACCATGATGGGTGACGGTAAGAAAATAATCATTGCGCCTGCAATGAACATAAGACTATACACCTCGCCACAATATGAGAGAGCTAGGAAGCTTCTAGAAGAATACAATGCGGTTATTATCCCACCGTTTATTGAGGAAAATAAGGTTAAGTTCCCACCGCTTGAAGACCTAGCACACTGTATTGACACAGTTCTCAACAGAGGGCAGGATTTGAAGGGTAAAAGAATTATAGTAACCGCGGGGGCTACAAGAGAGTATCTAGACCCGGTCCGGGTTTTAACAAATCCGAGCAGCGGTTTAATGGGGATTTTAATCGCTCGTGAAGCAGCGTGTAGAGGTGCGCAAGTCGACCTTGTTTCAGGAGTTACAAGGTTCAACCCACCCTACATGGTTAGGAATTTAAACGTGGAGACAACAAGCGATATGGCAGTTGCGGTGGAAAGATTGACGAGTGAGAACGAGTATGATGCAGGTGTTTTCGCGGCAGCTCCCGCTGATTACAAGCCCAAAGTCTACTATGAAGAGAAATTGTCGACGAGGAGCTCGAGGAGCATAGTAATAGAGCTTGAGGCAACGAGAAAGGTCTTGAAGGCTATTGTCAAGAGGCCTAAGGTTCTCATCGGGTTTGCCGCTGAGAGTTCAAAAGCTCCCGAGGAGTTGGTTGAAAAAAGCATGGTTAAGCTCCATGATTATGGTCTCGACCTAATAGTAGCCAATAATATCCTTTCCGAAAGGGCAGGGTTTTCAAAACCATTCCTAGAAGTATGCTATGTTTGGAAAGAAGGATTCAAGTGTCCGGGAGAATCCTTTAAAGAGGCGGTCGCTAGGACAGTAGTGGATTACGTAGCAGGTAGGTTTAACCCGTAG
- a CDS encoding class I SAM-dependent methyltransferase — MGEEWLEVGRGKILRELALKIYGPEKAFKLWRRIEFIGDIAVIRCPLNMNPEELKPLAESILARFSTVKSVWAGLPGVEGPYRLRRHIHLAGEPRSETVYKEHGCVFKVDINKAYVSPALNYEHKRIAKQVKQGEIVVNMFAGVGLFSIIIAKYSKPERVHSIDINPYAFEYMVENIRLNKVENIVVPYLGDAKEVVEKRLLSTADRVLMPYPELALEYLGTAVRALRQQTGWIHVYLHVKSLKGKNPLEEAEQAVAKAATNIGVGKFVIENSRIVRNVGPRLVQVVVDLHIP, encoded by the coding sequence ATGGGAGAAGAGTGGTTGGAAGTGGGCAGGGGTAAAATTCTGCGAGAGTTAGCGCTGAAGATTTATGGTCCGGAAAAAGCCTTCAAGCTGTGGAGGCGAATAGAATTTATAGGCGATATAGCTGTTATTCGTTGCCCATTGAATATGAACCCGGAGGAGCTGAAGCCTCTGGCTGAATCGATCCTAGCAAGGTTCTCAACGGTTAAAAGCGTGTGGGCAGGGTTGCCGGGTGTGGAGGGACCATACCGGCTTAGACGCCATATCCACCTCGCAGGAGAGCCTCGAAGCGAGACCGTATACAAAGAGCATGGTTGTGTTTTCAAGGTCGACATAAACAAGGCTTATGTCTCACCGGCATTGAATTACGAGCATAAAAGAATCGCAAAACAAGTGAAGCAGGGCGAGATTGTCGTGAACATGTTCGCAGGCGTAGGCTTGTTCAGCATAATTATTGCCAAGTACTCGAAACCCGAAAGAGTACACAGCATTGACATAAATCCATACGCGTTTGAGTACATGGTTGAAAACATAAGGCTCAATAAGGTAGAAAACATTGTTGTTCCCTACCTGGGCGATGCTAAAGAGGTTGTTGAGAAGCGTTTGCTGAGTACTGCGGACAGGGTTTTAATGCCTTACCCAGAGCTCGCGTTAGAATACTTGGGGACAGCTGTTAGAGCATTGAGACAGCAGACTGGGTGGATACATGTTTACCTCCACGTGAAATCCCTGAAGGGGAAGAATCCTCTCGAAGAAGCTGAGCAGGCTGTTGCGAAGGCGGCTACGAACATAGGTGTTGGAAAATTCGTTATTGAAAATTCGAGAATAGTTAGAAACGTTGGCCCCAGACTGGTTCAGGTTGTCGTGGATTTACATATCCCGTGA
- the rimI gene encoding ribosomal protein S18-alanine N-acetyltransferase, with protein sequence MIFRKEKPVVPAVNTIFENALAVLGKEAQGYTIRPARMEDIESVIRINREALPENYPRAFFEDLFNSYGKSFFVAEAPGGEVVGYVMCRVEYKPGFFKTLLVKSGHIVSIAVLKEHRGRGLGLGLMAHALKSLYENYGCSETYLEVRVSNTPAINLYEKLGYVKIRVEKQYYLDGEDAYIMARPLP encoded by the coding sequence ATGATTTTTAGGAAGGAAAAACCCGTGGTTCCCGCGGTAAACACGATATTTGAGAACGCGTTGGCTGTCTTGGGTAAGGAGGCCCAAGGATATACGATTAGGCCTGCTCGGATGGAAGACATAGAGTCTGTCATACGTATCAATCGAGAAGCTCTTCCCGAGAACTACCCGAGGGCCTTTTTCGAAGATTTGTTTAATTCTTATGGAAAATCCTTCTTCGTAGCTGAAGCCCCCGGAGGCGAAGTAGTTGGTTACGTCATGTGCAGGGTTGAATACAAGCCCGGTTTCTTCAAAACCTTGCTGGTAAAGAGCGGGCATATTGTGAGCATAGCTGTTCTCAAGGAGCATAGAGGCAGGGGTCTAGGGCTTGGACTAATGGCTCACGCGTTGAAAAGCCTCTATGAAAACTACGGGTGTTCTGAAACATATTTGGAAGTAAGGGTGAGCAACACCCCCGCTATCAATCTGTATGAGAAACTTGGCTATGTGAAAATAAGGGTGGAGAAACAATACTATCTCGACGGCGAGGACGCGTACATCATGGCCAGACCTCTTCCTTGA
- a CDS encoding endonuclease III domain-containing protein, whose amino-acid sequence MRIGDIILEKLEKFYNLDEEEFTVSYVSKTSLFEFIVAVVLSQNTSDKNAVKALENLRKRFGVINPESVLNVGIEELADLIKPAGIHRERSRILLELAKIFCENMFEEKLIREVEKNDVEASRKILMRLPGVGPKTADVVLLVFFGKPVFPVDTHIRRITKRLGYVKKDNYYEISNFWASNTSQTNYMSLHLLLIAHGRRTCRALKPFCETCPINGFCEHGRRVVGSGQG is encoded by the coding sequence TTGAGGATTGGAGACATTATTTTAGAAAAACTAGAAAAATTCTATAACTTGGATGAAGAGGAGTTCACTGTTTCATACGTTAGTAAAACATCATTATTCGAATTTATCGTCGCAGTTGTCCTAAGCCAAAACACTTCAGACAAAAACGCTGTGAAAGCGCTCGAAAACCTGAGGAAAAGGTTTGGAGTAATTAATCCCGAAAGCGTTTTAAACGTGGGGATCGAAGAGCTTGCGGATTTGATTAAGCCGGCTGGAATTCATCGAGAAAGAAGTAGGATACTTCTCGAGCTGGCAAAGATTTTCTGTGAAAACATGTTCGAGGAAAAATTAATCCGGGAAGTTGAGAAAAATGATGTTGAAGCTTCAAGAAAGATTTTGATGAGGCTGCCCGGAGTAGGCCCTAAAACCGCTGATGTCGTTCTCCTAGTGTTTTTTGGCAAACCAGTTTTCCCCGTCGATACTCATATCAGGAGAATAACGAAAAGGCTAGGATACGTCAAAAAAGATAACTACTATGAAATCTCAAATTTCTGGGCCTCCAATACAAGCCAGACTAACTACATGAGCCTCCATCTCCTCCTAATAGCTCATGGAAGAAGGACTTGTAGAGCTTTAAAGCCGTTTTGCGAAACATGCCCTATAAACGGCTTCTGTGAACATGGGAGAAGAGTGGTTGGAAGTGGGCAGGGGTAA
- the asnS gene encoding asparagine--tRNA ligase, whose amino-acid sequence MDFKPIASVMNREYVGKEACIRGWIYRRSVVGGKAFVRVRDSTGVIQVVVESSRLGEELVDSLKNIGLEASVIACGEVKEEAKAPGGFELQAKFFQIVGDSRDFPIKGGEGDEYLLNMRHLWIRSPRYASLFKIKHTVINAGREYFSKNGWWEVTPPILTASACEGGATLFPVQYFDQTAFLSQSAQLYLEVLIYTLEKVYSLTPSFRAEKSRTRRHLAEYWHLEPEAAWYDMNDMMKVAEELVSYIVSKVLDERKRELEEFGRDIGKLRKALEVPYPRIRYDEAIEILQKKGVNVKWGDDLGADEERVLTMEFETPFFLTHFPKHIKSFYMKVDPSNPKVVLGFDLLAPEGYGEIIGGGQREDDYKLLLERLIEQGYNPDDYKWYLDLRKYGSVPHSGFGLGIERIVMWITGLDHIRETMPFPRYRERIYP is encoded by the coding sequence ATGGATTTCAAACCTATAGCGTCCGTGATGAATAGGGAATACGTTGGTAAAGAAGCGTGTATTAGAGGCTGGATTTATAGAAGGAGCGTTGTGGGAGGCAAGGCGTTCGTAAGGGTAAGAGACTCGACAGGAGTTATACAAGTCGTGGTTGAATCCTCCAGGCTTGGAGAGGAATTGGTAGACTCCCTGAAAAACATTGGCTTAGAGGCCAGCGTTATCGCTTGTGGAGAGGTCAAGGAAGAGGCCAAGGCCCCTGGGGGTTTCGAGCTCCAAGCTAAGTTTTTCCAGATAGTGGGAGATAGCCGGGACTTTCCGATTAAAGGAGGTGAAGGAGACGAGTACTTGTTGAACATGAGACACTTATGGATTAGGAGTCCACGGTACGCCTCATTATTCAAGATTAAGCATACTGTAATAAACGCCGGTAGGGAATACTTCAGCAAAAACGGTTGGTGGGAGGTCACACCGCCTATCCTGACCGCTTCCGCTTGCGAAGGAGGGGCTACTCTTTTCCCCGTTCAATATTTCGATCAAACTGCTTTTCTAAGCCAGAGTGCCCAATTATACTTAGAAGTGTTGATCTATACTTTAGAGAAAGTTTACAGCTTAACGCCCAGTTTCCGTGCCGAGAAATCTAGAACCAGGAGGCATTTAGCAGAATACTGGCACCTTGAACCCGAGGCAGCATGGTACGACATGAATGACATGATGAAGGTGGCAGAGGAACTTGTTTCCTATATTGTTTCAAAAGTGCTTGATGAGAGGAAGAGGGAATTAGAAGAGTTTGGACGCGATATTGGAAAGCTGAGGAAAGCATTAGAGGTTCCTTACCCGAGGATTAGGTATGACGAGGCTATAGAAATCCTTCAGAAGAAGGGAGTGAACGTTAAGTGGGGAGATGATCTCGGAGCAGATGAAGAAAGGGTCTTAACCATGGAGTTTGAAACGCCGTTCTTCCTAACTCACTTCCCGAAACACATTAAGAGCTTTTACATGAAGGTAGACCCAAGTAATCCCAAAGTAGTTCTCGGATTTGATTTACTGGCCCCGGAGGGTTATGGAGAAATAATAGGCGGTGGACAGCGTGAGGATGATTATAAATTATTACTTGAGAGGCTGATCGAGCAAGGGTATAACCCGGATGACTACAAGTGGTATCTAGACCTGAGAAAATATGGAAGCGTCCCTCACAGCGGATTCGGTCTCGGTATTGAGAGAATAGTTATGTGGATCACAGGTTTAGATCACATAAGGGAGACCATGCCCTTCCCAAGATACAGAGAACGCATTTACCCGTAA